A region from the Candidatus Binatia bacterium genome encodes:
- a CDS encoding Na+/H+ antiporter subunit E, with amino-acid sequence MLYRFLMWLRFLLILAREIWFSAVTVAKLVFAPVERLRSGFLAVRMEVRSDLGITTLANAITLTPGTITVHVEPARHTLVIHAIDIGHDPEEVRQSIKNVLEANILLWSRGKKERSRKP; translated from the coding sequence ATGCTCTACCGCTTCCTGATGTGGCTGCGCTTCCTGCTGATCCTCGCACGCGAGATCTGGTTCTCCGCGGTGACGGTCGCGAAGCTGGTGTTCGCCCCCGTCGAGCGGCTGCGCTCGGGCTTCCTCGCGGTCCGCATGGAGGTCCGCTCGGACCTCGGCATCACGACGCTCGCGAACGCGATCACGCTGACGCCGGGCACGATCACCGTGCACGTCGAGCCGGCGCGGCACACGCTCGTCATCCACGCGATCGACATCGGGCACGATCCGGAAGAGGTGCGGCAGTCGATCAAGAACGTGCTCGAGGCGAACATCCTGCTCTGGTCGCGCGGCAAGAAGGAACGGAGCCGCAAGCCATGA
- a CDS encoding fatty acid desaturase CarF family protein, translating into MRAEASPQQDTAALHRPLEVVGLIVAFGLVCALARRLASAVAEGFAAGASAEERWLALAVLLTVTVGYLAADLASGVVHWLFDRFGTVDTPFFGPRFVAPFREHHETPEAITTHDFVETNGNTCLATILPLFGVSLLRLDLQHPGQLLFTALLTCTASFTLVTNQLHKWAHDPEPPPLVRWLQARRLVLSPEHHAIHHAPPHDANYCITVGWMNAPLARLRFWARAEWFAEHVLRLRVYRG; encoded by the coding sequence ATGCGCGCTGAAGCCTCGCCGCAGCAGGACACCGCAGCGCTCCACCGGCCGCTCGAGGTGGTGGGGCTGATCGTCGCGTTCGGGCTGGTGTGCGCGCTCGCGCGGCGTCTGGCGAGCGCCGTCGCCGAAGGCTTCGCCGCGGGCGCGAGCGCCGAGGAGCGCTGGCTCGCGCTCGCCGTGCTGCTCACCGTTACGGTGGGCTATCTCGCGGCGGACCTCGCGAGCGGCGTGGTGCACTGGCTCTTCGACCGCTTCGGCACCGTCGACACGCCGTTCTTCGGGCCGCGCTTCGTCGCCCCGTTCCGCGAGCACCACGAGACGCCGGAGGCGATCACCACCCACGACTTCGTCGAGACCAACGGCAATACCTGCCTCGCGACCATCCTGCCGCTCTTCGGCGTGAGCCTCCTGCGCCTCGACCTGCAGCACCCCGGGCAGCTTCTCTTCACCGCGCTCCTCACCTGCACGGCGTCCTTCACGCTGGTCACGAATCAGCTGCATAAGTGGGCGCACGATCCCGAGCCGCCGCCGCTCGTGCGCTGGCTGCAGGCACGACGCCTCGTCCTTTCCCCCGAGCATCACGCCATCCACCATGCGCCACCGCACGACGCGAACTACTGCATCACGGTCGGCTGGATGAACGCGCCGCTCGCGCGGCTGCGCTTCTGGGCGCGTGCCGAGTGGTTCGCCGAGCACGTGCTGCGGCTGCGGGTCTACCGCGGCTGA
- a CDS encoding sodium:proton antiporter, with translation MELPLALAIGLMFAGAVYSFLRPNLIRMVVGFGLLSNATNLLMIAAGGFRLDGLAPFVWDADETTGLMDPLPPDIVLTAIVISFAVSALFITISYAVYRDYGTDDPESLPRPEADDESYHPRPARRPGYDE, from the coding sequence GTGGAGCTTCCCCTCGCGCTCGCGATCGGTCTGATGTTCGCCGGGGCGGTGTACTCGTTCCTGCGGCCGAACCTGATCCGCATGGTGGTCGGCTTCGGGCTGCTGTCGAACGCGACCAACCTGCTGATGATCGCGGCGGGCGGCTTCCGGCTCGATGGCCTCGCACCCTTCGTCTGGGACGCGGACGAGACCACCGGGCTGATGGATCCGCTGCCGCCCGACATCGTGCTCACCGCGATCGTCATCAGCTTCGCGGTGAGCGCCTTGTTCATCACCATCAGCTACGCGGTCTACCGGGACTACGGCACCGACGACCCGGAGAGCCTGCCGCGTCCCGAGGCCGACGACGAGAGCTACCACCCGCGTCCCGCGCGGCGTCCGGGGTACGACGAATGA
- a CDS encoding proton-conducting transporter membrane subunit, which yields MTLFAGNAIVLVLLIPFFTAIALALLHGFPRLEKAVSLASGVLLTAYVFGLTAYVDTHGIQVTSLGGYAAPYGIAFVADRLACIMLCASMVVGVVVLLYASFTVTETQQRSFFFPLFHVTLLGVNWSFITGDLFNLFVAYEVMLIGSYGAMMVGASRQQVRQTMMYVAVNLVGGSLFVVGVALVYALVGTLNLADIAVRTADMVGPRAAMLTAASMVLLLVFALKAAAFPLFSWLPDSYPVVPPGVNGYFAGVLTKVGVYSLLRVFIMTFRQEGSEVATDVLLFLSGFTMLLGVLGALCQWEMRRLLSWHIVSQVGYMVMGVGLAADPRIAVAAVAATIYYVVHNIIVKSSLFLVADVAEDVTGKKKIKEMGGVLTLAPFAAVLFFVAGLSIAGVPPFSGFLAKLSVFRVALDGGHFLVLVVAVVTSFLTLMSMMKIWGYVFWGRVRAASGSRAWYGPAAATAVLAVATIVLGLGGQPFLRLMTDAAADVVQPLAYVRAVLGDAPASLAALQGAQH from the coding sequence ATGACGCTGTTCGCCGGCAACGCCATCGTCCTCGTGCTGCTGATCCCGTTCTTCACGGCGATCGCGCTCGCGCTTCTGCACGGCTTCCCGCGCCTCGAGAAGGCGGTGTCGCTCGCGTCGGGCGTCCTGCTGACGGCCTATGTCTTTGGCTTGACGGCGTACGTCGACACGCACGGCATCCAGGTGACGTCGCTCGGCGGCTACGCGGCGCCGTACGGCATCGCGTTCGTCGCCGACCGGCTCGCGTGCATCATGCTGTGCGCGTCGATGGTGGTCGGCGTCGTGGTGCTGCTCTATGCGAGCTTCACCGTCACCGAGACGCAGCAACGAAGCTTCTTCTTCCCGCTCTTCCACGTCACGCTGCTCGGCGTGAACTGGTCGTTCATCACCGGCGACCTGTTCAACCTGTTCGTCGCCTACGAGGTGATGCTGATCGGCTCGTACGGCGCGATGATGGTCGGCGCGAGCCGGCAGCAGGTGCGGCAGACGATGATGTACGTCGCCGTCAACCTGGTCGGCGGCTCGCTGTTCGTGGTCGGCGTGGCGCTGGTCTACGCGCTGGTCGGCACGCTGAATCTCGCCGACATCGCGGTGCGGACGGCCGACATGGTCGGCCCGCGCGCGGCGATGCTGACCGCGGCGTCGATGGTGCTGCTGCTGGTCTTCGCGCTCAAGGCGGCGGCGTTCCCGCTCTTCTCCTGGCTGCCGGACTCGTACCCGGTCGTGCCGCCGGGCGTGAACGGCTACTTCGCGGGCGTGCTGACCAAGGTCGGCGTCTACTCGCTGCTGCGCGTGTTCATCATGACGTTCCGGCAGGAGGGCAGCGAGGTCGCGACCGACGTGCTGCTCTTCCTCTCCGGCTTCACGATGCTGCTCGGCGTGCTGGGCGCGCTCTGCCAGTGGGAGATGCGGCGCCTGCTGTCGTGGCACATCGTGAGCCAGGTCGGCTACATGGTGATGGGCGTGGGGCTCGCGGCCGACCCGCGCATCGCCGTCGCCGCGGTCGCCGCGACCATCTACTACGTCGTCCACAACATCATCGTGAAGTCGAGCTTGTTCCTGGTCGCGGACGTCGCCGAGGACGTGACCGGGAAGAAGAAGATCAAGGAGATGGGCGGCGTCTTGACGCTCGCGCCGTTCGCAGCGGTGCTGTTCTTCGTCGCCGGGCTGTCGATCGCCGGCGTGCCGCCGTTCTCGGGCTTCCTCGCGAAGCTGAGCGTCTTCCGCGTCGCGCTCGACGGCGGACACTTCTTGGTGCTGGTGGTCGCGGTCGTGACGAGCTTCCTCACGCTGATGTCGATGATGAAGATCTGGGGCTACGTGTTCTGGGGTAGGGTGCGCGCCGCGTCGGGGAGCCGCGCCTGGTACGGGCCCGCGGCGGCGACCGCCGTGCTCGCCGTCGCCACGATCGTCCTCGGCCTCGGCGGGCAGCCGTTTTTGCGCTTGATGACCGACGCCGCGGCCGACGTCGTGCAGCCGCTGGCATACGTCCGCGCGGTGCTCGGCGACGCGCCGGCGTCGCTCGCGGCCCTGCAAGGAGCGCAGCACTGA
- the mnhG gene encoding monovalent cation/H(+) antiporter subunit G: MVLEILAALAMVVGTFFMVVTGIGLVRFPDVYTRMHAAGKAGTVGVTLLILAPSILFVAEEPFVTVRGVLAIIFQLFTTPGATYLLAHASYVRSYPTHRRTEVDELRDWMPTYPDDEFGHE; encoded by the coding sequence ATGGTGCTCGAGATCCTCGCCGCGCTCGCCATGGTGGTCGGCACGTTCTTCATGGTGGTGACCGGCATCGGGCTCGTGCGCTTCCCGGACGTCTACACGCGCATGCATGCGGCCGGGAAGGCGGGCACGGTCGGCGTCACGCTGCTGATCCTCGCGCCGAGCATCCTGTTCGTCGCCGAGGAGCCCTTCGTCACCGTGCGCGGCGTGCTGGCGATCATCTTCCAGCTCTTCACCACCCCCGGGGCGACCTACCTGCTCGCCCACGCGAGCTACGTGCGCAGCTACCCGACCCACCGCCGCACCGAGGTCGACGAGCTGCGCGACTGGATGCCGACCTACCCCGACGACGAGTTCGGCCACGAGTGA
- a CDS encoding MnhB domain-containing protein: MTQHSPILRVIARYAVPISVLVALRIFWQGHDDPGGGFIAGVLLTAAGAMAMMAFGTRVLGRIAWWRIAVVGLLISLLNGTVPLLRGRPFMDNVILHIGSIHLPTATFFDLGVMLIVVGTLMTILVELDAERR, translated from the coding sequence ATGACGCAGCACTCGCCGATCCTGCGCGTCATCGCGCGCTACGCGGTGCCGATCTCGGTGCTGGTCGCGCTGCGCATCTTCTGGCAGGGCCACGACGATCCGGGCGGCGGCTTCATCGCCGGCGTCCTGCTCACCGCCGCGGGCGCGATGGCGATGATGGCGTTCGGCACGCGCGTCCTCGGACGCATCGCGTGGTGGCGGATCGCGGTCGTCGGGCTGCTGATCTCGCTGCTGAACGGCACGGTGCCGCTGCTGCGCGGGCGTCCGTTCATGGACAACGTCATTCTGCACATCGGATCGATCCACCTGCCGACGGCGACGTTCTTCGACCTCGGCGTCATGCTGATCGTCGTCGGCACGCTGATGACGATCCTCGTCGAGCTCGACGCGGAGAGGCGCTGA
- a CDS encoding monovalent cation/H+ antiporter complex subunit F, whose product MSAWLAVTTDVCLFLLFVAAALCLYRIVVGPQAVDRAVAFDTLVSVIIGMICLLCISSESAIYFDAVWILTLVGFLGSCALAKYLARGRIF is encoded by the coding sequence ATGAGCGCCTGGCTCGCCGTCACCACCGACGTCTGCCTGTTCCTGCTGTTCGTCGCGGCGGCGCTGTGCCTCTACCGCATCGTCGTCGGGCCGCAGGCGGTGGACCGCGCGGTCGCGTTCGACACGCTGGTGTCGGTGATCATCGGCATGATCTGCCTGCTCTGCATCAGCTCCGAGTCGGCGATCTACTTCGACGCCGTCTGGATCCTGACGCTGGTCGGCTTCCTCGGCTCGTGCGCGCTCGCCAAGTACCTCGCGCGGGGACGGATCTTCTGA
- a CDS encoding FAD-dependent oxidoreductase, whose translation MADKIVESDYTTYGTLKVQQPTSLPDVLDIFIAGGGPAGTAAAVRAKEFGLSCLVTDYDDLMKRIRDYPKEKLIKPGYGGGDKLQFPVGGPMLNSLHFGDLDKDEMVAQWKAKYKEYGIAARIGAEFTGLSLGPDDVWDVKLWSHRAGKEMVYRARNVILAIGAGVPRRFDIPGNTEGLAFRLDDPKSYVGGPALVIGGGTSAAEAVIAISNAKVAAEDDTPVYWSYRGDRMPKVSKALSEVFFDAYIGNGNIRYLPLSEPVAVVTGPDKQEYLSVRIDRKTADKRPTETVHLEFPKHMVVACIGEDLPIRLLQACGIKIPMVNGRPLMLVDHAGQTSLPRVYLVGDARGPKYLRCTDFNDASTYEQVTIKRNIKAAMVEAVEVVNLIASQLGKHAPTVEAAPVATVVPPMPSEPADARPEQQGAQLVLLQPDGTIEETFPATKDTVSIGRHGADLAFPDDVYMADHHATVAKRGEHYFLEDSGAGSGVWLRAQGVKGLPVAEDDAIWIGSQILVVGRQDGTWTLLHYDQDGVYRATFPIGERGVFVGRRSEVTLDPSDKSLSRRHAQIRPEGAALAVFDLGSTNGTYVRVTSPVALSSGDEFRVASKRLRFEVVERVAKLGESDVVVDTPPAPPPPAPPETEPLTTVAAAPSAAEAPAAAAVEPAAAAEPAAAAAAAPAAAVAPGDGFAVVIEHAEFPTTFGASASEDLLHAYFKSIKARFPDCKLTKSGEPAEHMDEPLGWECKVGLCGLCAVEIVEGAENFVPPDAGSPEMNTIENKAFLEPDPMKYRLACLAKVKGPVKLKMPE comes from the coding sequence ATGGCAGACAAGATCGTAGAGTCCGACTACACCACCTACGGGACGCTGAAGGTCCAGCAGCCGACGAGCCTGCCGGACGTCCTCGACATCTTCATCGCGGGTGGCGGCCCGGCCGGCACGGCGGCGGCGGTGCGCGCCAAGGAGTTTGGTTTGTCGTGTCTCGTCACGGACTACGACGACCTGATGAAGCGCATCCGCGACTACCCGAAGGAGAAGCTCATCAAGCCGGGCTACGGCGGCGGCGACAAGCTTCAATTTCCCGTCGGCGGCCCGATGCTCAACTCGCTGCACTTCGGCGACCTCGACAAGGACGAGATGGTCGCCCAGTGGAAGGCGAAATACAAGGAGTACGGCATCGCGGCGCGCATCGGCGCCGAGTTCACCGGTCTCTCGCTCGGCCCGGACGACGTCTGGGACGTCAAGCTGTGGAGCCATCGCGCCGGCAAGGAGATGGTCTACCGCGCGCGCAACGTCATCCTCGCGATCGGCGCCGGCGTGCCGCGACGCTTCGACATCCCCGGCAACACCGAAGGGCTCGCCTTCCGGCTGGACGACCCGAAGAGCTACGTCGGCGGTCCGGCCCTGGTGATCGGCGGCGGCACGTCGGCGGCGGAGGCGGTGATCGCGATCTCGAACGCGAAGGTCGCGGCCGAGGACGACACCCCGGTGTACTGGTCGTACCGCGGCGACCGCATGCCCAAGGTGTCGAAGGCGCTCAGCGAGGTGTTCTTCGACGCCTACATCGGGAACGGCAACATCCGCTACCTTCCGTTGTCCGAGCCGGTCGCGGTGGTGACGGGGCCTGACAAGCAAGAATATCTTTCGGTGCGGATCGACCGGAAGACGGCGGACAAGCGTCCCACCGAGACGGTGCACCTCGAGTTCCCGAAGCACATGGTGGTCGCCTGCATCGGCGAGGACCTGCCGATCCGCCTGCTGCAGGCCTGCGGCATCAAGATCCCGATGGTCAACGGCCGACCGCTGATGCTCGTCGACCACGCGGGTCAGACGTCGCTGCCGCGCGTCTACCTGGTCGGCGACGCGCGCGGCCCGAAGTACCTGCGCTGCACGGACTTCAACGACGCGAGCACCTACGAGCAGGTGACCATCAAGCGCAACATCAAGGCTGCGATGGTCGAGGCGGTCGAGGTCGTGAACCTGATCGCGAGCCAGCTCGGCAAGCACGCGCCGACGGTCGAGGCGGCGCCGGTCGCGACCGTCGTGCCGCCGATGCCGAGCGAGCCGGCGGACGCGCGACCGGAACAGCAGGGCGCCCAGCTCGTTCTCCTGCAGCCCGACGGCACGATCGAGGAGACCTTCCCGGCAACCAAGGACACGGTGTCGATCGGGCGCCACGGCGCGGACCTCGCGTTCCCCGACGACGTCTACATGGCCGACCACCACGCGACCGTCGCCAAGCGCGGCGAGCACTACTTCCTCGAGGACAGCGGCGCGGGCTCCGGCGTCTGGCTGCGCGCGCAGGGCGTGAAGGGCCTGCCGGTCGCCGAGGACGACGCCATCTGGATCGGCTCGCAGATCCTCGTCGTCGGCCGTCAGGACGGCACCTGGACGCTGCTGCACTACGACCAGGACGGCGTCTACCGGGCGACGTTCCCGATCGGCGAGCGCGGCGTGTTCGTCGGACGGCGCTCGGAGGTGACGCTCGATCCGAGCGACAAGAGCCTGTCGCGCCGCCACGCGCAGATCCGTCCGGAGGGGGCGGCGCTCGCGGTCTTCGACCTCGGTAGCACGAACGGCACCTACGTCAGGGTCACCTCGCCGGTCGCGCTCTCGAGCGGCGACGAGTTCCGCGTCGCGAGCAAGCGTCTGCGCTTCGAGGTCGTCGAGCGCGTGGCGAAGCTCGGCGAGAGCGACGTCGTGGTCGACACGCCGCCCGCGCCGCCGCCGCCCGCGCCGCCCGAGACGGAGCCGCTGACGACGGTTGCGGCGGCGCCGTCCGCCGCGGAAGCGCCTGCGGCGGCGGCAGTCGAGCCGGCAGCTGCGGCCGAGCCGGCGGCTGCTGCGGCGGCCGCGCCCGCCGCGGCGGTCGCGCCAGGCGACGGCTTCGCCGTCGTGATCGAGCACGCCGAGTTCCCGACGACGTTCGGCGCGAGCGCAAGCGAGGACCTGCTGCACGCCTACTTCAAGAGCATCAAGGCGCGCTTCCCGGACTGCAAGCTCACCAAGAGCGGCGAGCCCGCCGAGCACATGGACGAGCCGCTCGGCTGGGAGTGCAAGGTCGGGTTGTGCGGCCTGTGCGCAGTCGAGATCGTCGAGGGTGCGGAGAACTTCGTTCCGCCGGACGCGGGCTCGCCGGAGATGAACACCATCGAGAACAAGGCCTTTCTCGAGCCGGATCCCATGAAGTATCGTCTCGCTTGCCTGGCGAAGGTGAAGGGACCCGTCAAGCTCAAGATGCCGGAATGA
- a CDS encoding heme-binding protein produces MSKRKRAARGGRWQMGLATLVAAALAACGGGGGGGGGGAPQQPTRPPVVGPAPQLDPSDVRGIMESAARSIPAEMAIAVTDREGNILGVGLTFQLDAPDRCAGSVYPFDPATTPPDCRVVNLAIQLARTGSFFSADQSPLSSRTVRYISGIHFPPDIRNTGAAALFGIENTNRGCSFDAAFADGGDFNPGQLVPRARNLASFLRVQSGEAPLECRNGDGPADHLGCTNGIATVPGGVPIFKIDPAAGSFRHAGGIGVALRSTPFMPDPSASQDLTDDFANGTFPPDRFLRLATSSDVFDQAEFAARAFAGDVNSVDPRIRPRGLVNVCQDPSVPKPACCADVPGSTCLTALPLSLATLNLPEPGVIFLDGIELPFVADDPTLPGPVGGGSGIVDFLVEPTATGTPVPSGYLIGPRGGRQIPGGPRPLSQAEVEAIVQETLDQANITRAAIRLPLEARARFIIAISDLDGTLLALFRQDDATVFSIDVAVAKSRNVIWFSSPTIDPLDALDSPGFGLVFGQAFPPGTAITNRTLSFGAQPIYPSGIDGTDPGPFRTVFLNDVLNPCTNGRQPANGRQNGIVFFPGSAPLYRDGVLVGGLGISGDGVEQDDLVTFAGTAGFEPPAQIRADQIVLRGARLPYLKFNRRPDE; encoded by the coding sequence ATGTCGAAGCGCAAGCGGGCCGCGCGCGGCGGTCGCTGGCAGATGGGGCTCGCAACGCTCGTCGCGGCTGCCCTCGCGGCGTGCGGTGGCGGCGGCGGTGGGGGAGGCGGCGGCGCGCCGCAGCAGCCGACCAGGCCGCCGGTCGTGGGCCCGGCGCCGCAGCTCGATCCGAGCGACGTCCGCGGCATCATGGAGAGCGCCGCGCGCTCGATCCCTGCGGAGATGGCGATCGCCGTGACCGACCGCGAGGGCAACATCCTCGGCGTCGGCCTCACGTTCCAGCTCGACGCGCCCGACCGCTGCGCGGGCTCGGTCTACCCGTTCGACCCCGCGACCACACCGCCCGACTGCCGGGTGGTGAACCTCGCGATCCAGCTCGCGCGCACGGGCTCGTTCTTCAGCGCCGACCAGAGCCCGCTCTCGTCGCGCACGGTGCGCTACATCAGCGGCATCCACTTCCCGCCCGACATCCGCAACACGGGCGCCGCGGCGCTGTTCGGCATCGAGAACACGAACCGCGGCTGCAGCTTCGACGCGGCCTTCGCCGACGGCGGCGACTTCAACCCGGGTCAGCTCGTGCCGCGGGCGCGCAACCTCGCTTCGTTCCTGCGCGTGCAGTCGGGCGAGGCGCCGCTCGAGTGCCGCAACGGCGACGGCCCCGCGGATCACCTCGGCTGCACGAACGGCATCGCGACCGTTCCGGGCGGCGTGCCGATCTTCAAGATCGACCCGGCGGCGGGGAGCTTCCGCCACGCGGGCGGCATCGGCGTCGCGCTGCGCAGTACGCCGTTCATGCCCGACCCGTCGGCGTCGCAGGACCTGACCGACGACTTCGCGAACGGGACCTTCCCGCCCGACCGCTTCCTCCGTCTCGCGACGTCGAGCGACGTCTTCGATCAAGCGGAGTTCGCGGCGCGCGCCTTCGCGGGCGACGTGAACTCGGTCGATCCGCGGATCCGGCCGCGCGGGCTCGTGAACGTCTGCCAGGATCCGTCGGTGCCGAAGCCGGCCTGCTGCGCGGACGTCCCCGGCTCGACCTGCCTCACCGCGTTGCCGCTGTCGCTCGCGACGCTCAACCTGCCCGAGCCCGGCGTGATCTTCCTCGACGGCATCGAGCTGCCGTTCGTCGCCGACGACCCGACGCTGCCGGGTCCGGTCGGCGGTGGCAGCGGCATCGTCGACTTCTTGGTCGAGCCGACGGCGACCGGCACGCCGGTGCCATCGGGGTATCTCATCGGCCCGCGCGGCGGCAGGCAGATCCCGGGCGGACCGCGACCGCTCAGCCAGGCCGAGGTCGAGGCGATCGTGCAGGAGACGCTGGATCAGGCGAACATCACGCGCGCCGCGATCCGCCTGCCGCTCGAGGCGCGCGCGCGCTTCATCATCGCGATCTCCGATCTCGACGGCACGCTGCTCGCGCTCTTCCGGCAGGACGACGCCACCGTGTTCTCGATCGACGTCGCGGTCGCCAAGTCGCGCAACGTGATCTGGTTCTCGAGCCCGACGATCGACCCGCTCGACGCGCTCGACAGCCCGGGCTTCGGCCTCGTGTTCGGCCAGGCGTTCCCGCCCGGCACCGCGATCACCAACCGCACGCTCTCGTTCGGCGCGCAGCCGATCTACCCGTCGGGCATCGACGGCACGGATCCGGGTCCGTTCCGCACCGTGTTCCTCAACGACGTGCTGAACCCGTGCACGAACGGTCGTCAGCCGGCGAACGGTCGGCAGAACGGCATCGTGTTCTTCCCGGGCAGCGCGCCGCTCTATCGCGACGGCGTGCTCGTCGGCGGGCTCGGGATCAGCGGCGACGGCGTCGAGCAGGACGACCTCGTCACCTTCGCCGGCACGGCGGGCTTCGAGCCGCCCGCGCAGATCCGTGCGGACCAGATCGTCCTGCGTGGCGCGCGGCTGCCGTACCTGAAGTTCAACCGCCGGCCCGACGAATGA